In the genome of Nocardioides sp. NBC_00368, the window AGCGGCTCCGCGAGAACCCGGAGAGCGGGCGAACCCGGCGCGAGCAGCTCGGGTCGGCTCACGGCACGCGTCGGGGGAAATCCGTCCGGACGCGTACCGGGGACCGTCATCAGGCTTCCTCGGTCGTGAGCGCGGCGACCGCCGTGGCGTACATCGTCGACTTGATCTTGCCGAGCGTGTCGGCCGGCTTGCCCGCGAGCAGGGCGACACGGGCGATCGCCTGCTCGAGGAGGTCGGCCTCGGGTGCGGTGCCGTCGACGATGCCCGCGGCAAGCGCGTCGGGGCCGGGGAAGCGGCGGCCGGTGGTCATCGAGTCGGTCGCCGCTCGCGGGGTGAGCTTGGCCTGGATCAGGGCGGCCATGCCGGGGGTGAACGGGATCTGGATGTCGACCTCGGGGAAGCAGAAGAAGCCGCGGTCCTCGCGCATGATCCGCCAGTCGAGGGTCATCGCGAGCATCGCGCCGGCGCCGAAGGCGTGCCCGTTGATCGCGGTCACCGTCGGCACCGGGAGGACCAGGAGGCGGGCGAGGAGGGCCTGCACCCGGGCGACGTACGGCTCGAACTGGTCGGCGTTCTGCCCGAGCCAGTCCAGGTCGAGGCCGTTGGAGTAGAACTTGCCCGTCGCCGTCAGCACCAGCGGCGCGGGCGTGGCCACGACCTTGTCGAGGGCGTCGTTCACCGACGTCATCCAGTCGGGGCTGAACCGGTTCTCGGTGTCGCCGATGTCGAGGACGTACACGCCGTCCGTCTGGGTCAGGGTCGTCGTCATTGTCGTTCCTTCCGGGGTTCAGCCGCGCGGGGAGCGCAGGCTCTCGAGGCCGTTGTTGAGGAGGTACTGAGTCACGTTGAGGGCGGCGTGCCGGTCGGGTGCCGGCTCCTTGCCCTTGGCCATCCGCCACATCTGGACGCTGTAGTAGGTCAGCTCGGTGAGGCTGTCGAGCATCCGGATCCCGCTGCGGCGGGGGTTGACGA includes:
- a CDS encoding enoyl-CoA hydratase-related protein, whose protein sequence is MTTTLTQTDGVYVLDIGDTENRFSPDWMTSVNDALDKVVATPAPLVLTATGKFYSNGLDLDWLGQNADQFEPYVARVQALLARLLVLPVPTVTAINGHAFGAGAMLAMTLDWRIMREDRGFFCFPEVDIQIPFTPGMAALIQAKLTPRAATDSMTTGRRFPGPDALAAGIVDGTAPEADLLEQAIARVALLAGKPADTLGKIKSTMYATAVAALTTEEA